One genomic segment of Fundulus heteroclitus isolate FHET01 chromosome 10, MU-UCD_Fhet_4.1, whole genome shotgun sequence includes these proteins:
- the aldoab gene encoding aldolase a, fructose-bisphosphate, b, which translates to MPHAYPFLTPEQKKELNDIAHKIVATGKGILAADESTGSVAKRFQSINAENTEENRRLYRQLLFTADDRIVPCIGGVILFHETMYQKTDDGKTFPQYLKERGMVVGIKVDKGVVPLAGTNGETTTQGLDGLYERCAQYKKDGADFAKWRCVLKITPTTPSKLAIMENANVLARYASICQMHGIVPIVEPEILPDGDHDLKRCQYITEKVLAAVYKALSDHHVYLEGTLLKPNMVTPGHSCSHKYSNQEIAMATVTALRRTVPPAVPGITFLSGGQSEEEASVNLNAMNQCPLHRPWALTFSYGRALQASALKAWGGKKENGKACQEEFIKRALANNLACQGKYVSSGSSAAGGESLFVANHAY; encoded by the exons ATGCCTCACGCGTACCCTTTCCTCACTCCTGAGCAGAAGAAGGAGCTCAATGATATTGCTCATAAGATTGTCGCAACAGGCAAGGGAATCCTTGCCGCAGATGAGTCCACAG GAAGTGTGGCTAAGCGCTTCCAGAGCATCAATGCTGAGAACACTGAGGAGAACAGGAGGCTGTACCGCCAGCTCCTCTTCACTGCTGACGACCGCATCGTCCCTTGCATTGGTGGCGTCATCCTCTTCCATGAGACCATGTACCAAAAGACCGATGATGGAAAGACCTTCCCACAGTACCTCAAGGAAAGAGGCATGGTGGTCGGCATCAAGGTAGACAAGGGTGTTGTCCCTCTGGCCGGAACCAATGGCGAGACAACAACCCAGG GTCTTGATGGACTGTATGAGCGCTGTGCACAGTACAAGAAGGATGGTGCTGACTTCGCCAAGTGGCGCTGTGTTCTGAAGATCACTCCCACCACCCCCTCAAAGCTGGCTATCATGGAGAACGCCAATGTACTGGCTCGCTATGCCAGCATCTGCCAGATG CATGGCATTGTCCCCATTGTTGAGCCTGAGATCCTGCCCGACGGTGACCACGACCTAAAACGCTGCCAGTATATCACAGAGAAGGTCCTGGCTGCCGTCTACAAGGCCCTGTCTGACCACCACGTCTACCTGGAGGGCACCCTTCTCAAACCCAACATGGTCACGCCTGGACACTCCTGCTCACACAAGTACAGCAACCAGGAGATCGCCATGGCCACTGTTACTGCTCTGCGTCGCACTGTGCCCCCTGCAGTTCCTG GAATTACTTTCCTGTCTGGTGGCCAGAGTGAAGAAGAGGCCTCTGTTAACCTGAATGCCATGAACCAGTGCCCTCTGCACAGGCCCTGGGCTCTGACCTTCTCATATGGCCGTGCCCTGCAGGCCTCTGCCCTTAAAGCGTGGGGGGGCAAGAAGGAGAACGGAAAGGCATGCCAAGAAGAGTTCATCAAGAGAGCTCTG GCTAACAACCTGGCCTGCCAGGGCAAGTATGTCTCTTCTGGCTCCAGCGCTGCTGGTGGAGAGTCACTGTTTGTGGCTAATCATGCTTATTAA